One Carettochelys insculpta isolate YL-2023 chromosome 1, ASM3395843v1, whole genome shotgun sequence genomic window, TACCCTGGTGGCCAGACTTTTCTTGTTGTGCCCCTCCTTACCTTACCAGTAATGGAATCTGTTTGTGCCTCCCTTCCATGACTGCACAGCTAAGGCTTCCTCTGCTGAGGAgctagggcagggggcagaactGGGGTTAGGGCAGAAGCTGAAGCTAGGGCTGTCCTGCTGGAAGAGAGGGattgagggcagagctgggatggggcGGAGCAACAGGCAGAATTGTTCTAGGTGGCACTCCCTTCCCAACCCATTTGGAGACTGACCTgcgtccccctcccacacacctccCCAAATGGTCCTCTCTGTTCCCTAGGGGGACATAGTCTACAGTGTGAGGACCACTGTTCTAAGAATTTAGTCTTCTGTGATATGCTGTTTTCAAAATTAGAGCATTAGGAGGGCTAGTCAGTTTCTTTATTTGAAATCAATGCCAGTAAGCCATATGTTTTTTGCTTACCAGACTAAATAAGATACAAACACACATAAGAAATCTCTGAATGCAAATGTAATTTGTGGGAACTTATGGAGGACTAATAGTAACACCAGAGTAATAGTAACAACATTTAAATTTTCTTAAAAGGTTGCCAAAGTGACAAACAGACTCTAACAGAGTATATCAAGGAACAGAAGGAGTTGTTTCTGCTGCAGGTACCATAGAATATTGTTCTTAACGGCTGGTGTTTGCTGAAGAATgtgtaaagtaaaataaaaatagtgCAAGTAATTAGCTCAGAATATTTCTGTTTATCTCTAAGTCTCACTGTTTGTCATTCAAAAATTACCCCTGGATCCAAGCTTCTACACAAGTCTGCAGTTTTAATCCTACAAACACAGTAAGATTTTCAATGTCATCTCAGTCACTGGAACTATTCATGTGAGTAAAACTTAATCACATACTGAAGTATGTAAAGGATGTGGCCCTGACCTTAGTAAAAAAGATTGAGTAAGGCTCACATTCATAATTATAAAAGATTTTGGTTGGGTTGCTTTCCCTCCATAATTATCGATTCAATGATTTGTCAGACCTTGCTTGGAAGTTTTACCAAACTGGTACCACTGGAGAAAAAAATTCTCAGTATTCGAAGAACAGCAGACACACCACAGACCATGATGGTGTAGTTTTGTCCATATCATTCACTTTTAACATATTCAAGCTGCATGCCTCCGGTAGCACTGCAACTCTGCGTTCCAAGTTGGGGAGCAACACAGAGTCATTTTGCCATCTCTGTACTGTCGGGGAAACTCATTTACACTGGGGGTAGTAAATGGGGAAAGCTCTGGTGCGTTGAAAGTCTCATTTTGGTGCCAAAACAGCGTAAAAGGGCCTTAGGACAATGGAGAATCAGGCTTGGTACGGGTAGCATGGGTGAAAAATGTAACTATGGGATTCTTGATTTTGTATTTCTTGACACTGTTGAAATTTTTATACTCGGCattgaaataatatattttggACATTAGTTCATGCTGTATATCCTAGTTTGAGTCAGGGTCGGTATATCTGTCTCCTGAAAGCATATCTTGCTGAGTTTATATTGCTTCCTGACATaataaaatacaaatgcaaaatacaaGAGGATAGCATTTTGTACGTATTTCCCCACTCCTTTGTTTTCCTAGTATGCagtaagagaaaaaaaacaaactataaaGAAGCTGGAGAGATTAGCAGCACAAAAAGAGAAAGAGGCCAGCTCTGCTGAAGCAAAGTTAGAAGAAGATACCATTGCGTTTGAGgaatttctgaaagaaaatgacCAACGTTCTGCAGATGCACTTAAAATGTTAGAATCTCTATTACAGTTATTGTTTATATAGTGATCTGCCAAAACCAAACCTATACATCTCTGTAACATTTCCGTGTTACTTTTTAGTGCAGCTGAAGAAACAAAATCCAAAATGGAGGTGGTGGCGGATGTGAAGTCTGCTATTAATGAGCTCTTCACTCTTAAAAGGTGAGACTTTACTGTTACAATGCGCACCTTTTCCTGGTAACAGTGATGCAGGTTCTCCCCCTCTTCTGAAGAACACTTTGGTGGGAAGCTAATCTTTGAGGTTCACTCCCAGCCATGTTGAGCTGTTGTGCAGCTCTCTAGTTTGGGCCTGTCCCCCACACCCGTTGATTCACCACACAGTGAGATAAGTATGGCAGACAGCATCACAGACCCACCTGCTTTACAGCAGGGCACACACCATGATACTCTTCCTTCATTCTGAGAGACTGCGTTCCTTTCACCCAATACCCAAACATAACAgcgggaaccagagggggactgGGCAACTGCAGCTGCAGGCCAGTAGGCCTGCACAAAAGCAGTAGGCAGTTCCAGGACTTGTCCTCGTCAGATCTGTGAGGGGTGATGGTACTCCCTTTCACCCCAATCTCAGGTGCTTCTTGCCATGATGGACTTCTCGGGGTGGGTTAGTTTTTCTTTGtgtgaactctgtgtgtgtgcatgtgtaggtATGTATATACAAGGAtaaaaatagaatcatagggttggaagagacctcaggaggtcaagtccaaccccctgctcaaagcaggaccaatccaactaaataatcccagccagggctttgtcaagtcaggacttcagaccttttagggatggagattccaccaccactgtaggtaacctattccagtgtttcaccaccctcatatagaaatagttttccctaatatcctaTCAAGACCTTCCCCCACtggaacttgagaccattgctcctcattctgtcgtTTGTCATgactgacaacagcctctctccatcctctttgtaacccccCTTCGGGTAGTTGGAGGCTGTTCTCAAATCCTCCCTCTTCTatactaaataagcctaaatctctcagcctctcctcataaggcaTGTACTTCAggctcctaataatttttgttgccctctgctggactctccagTGCGTCcgcatcctttttgtaatggggtgCCCAGAAGTGGGTACCGTATTCTGGATGTGGCCTTAAcggtgctgaataaaggggaataattacttccctaggtttgctggggatgctcctactaatgcagccgatatgccactagccttcttggctaccagggcacattgttgactcatctCCAGCTTCTTATCTATTGTAAtgcccagctccttttctgcagaactgctgcttagccagtcgatTCCCAACCTGTAGTAGTGTTTGGGTTTCTTATGTCCTGAGTGCAAGACTCTGCGCATCTCCTTCttaaacctcatcaaatttcttttggctcacTCTTCCAGTATGTCTAGGTCACTTGCGACACtatcctaccctccagcatatctgcctctccccttagcttagtgtcatctgctagcttgctgtgggtgcaatccatccccttgcccaggtcattaatgaagatgttgaacaaaaccagcctgaGTTAGAGATATACTTTTTTGGGGGTTAACTGAATCTATTAGGTAGTTCTCTAAATTCTAATAAATCGATTTCTGGAGTGTTTCTGGGAGAACGTTTGTGATGGCTTAGTGGCCAGAGTGTGAGGGTGGTGCTTAGTCATGCAGTCTCCAGCAACAGCCCAAACTTGGACCATCCCAAGTTCCTAAGGGGTTGGGGGACATCCACTCATTAAGGATAAATGCAGAGAGAGCTGGCTAGCTGAAAGCAACCTATCAGATAAGAAATTTCTCATTCACGTTCCTTAGAGCTGTCAGCTGAAAGAACTTGTTTAATGTTTCCTAGAAGAGCTGTGATCCTAATAGTTCTATGCACTTTTTTTAGTTCTGCACCCTAGTGTCTATAATAAATATGAACCCATACTTTGAAGCAACTTTCAAGTCACCTTTTAATTTAGATGTGAGAGGGTTTTTCAATAAGGCACATTTTGAAAAAATGACAGTGTAATACAGAGATGGCAAAACTCTGGCTGcgtagccacatgtggctcttcgaAAGTTAAAATGTGGCTTCTTGCACACATGccaactctggggctggagctaaaGCTGTCAACTTTCCAATATGCTAGGGGTGATTGCTGCCCCAGCCCTATCCCCACGCTAGCCCTTACGGTCTAGAGCCGTGGTGTCCCAACATGCTGACCACTGTGGCTGTTTGGCTAGTTGAGTGTAGCTAGTTGCCTTGAACAATaagcatattttcagaataatatggTTAGTTCTCTATGGCAGTAGCTACTATAGTGGTCACTGCTTCAGAACTagttggacaccacaggtctagatggtacttggtcttgtcatgagtgcagggtactggacatgatgacatcttgaggttccttccaggtctGTTATTCTGTAGTTCCCCAAGTCCTGTCCCCACCTCTTAGCCTGTCACAtactctctcctccctccttctctaGAACTTCCTGCATACTGTGAAACAGCTGAttgcagtggggaggaggcacaAGGATTGGGAGGGAAGCTGACTGGAGGGAGGTGGAAGCTTATGGGGACTGCTGACATATTACTGTGTCTGTTTGGCAAGGTACACTGGTAAATTCTGGCTCCTCATgctcaggttggccacccctgggatTTGTGATTAGGAGAATGTCATTTTAAGTTGATATAGGTTAAACTTTACACATATATTAACAGTATGCTCTAACGTATTCTTGTAGTGAAATTGCAAATGTTGAATTCCTTCTCATGGAGAGTTTATATTATGAGGATTTTTTGATGACACTTGCTCCTAAAGAATGGCAAGAAGAGCAGAGCATAAAAAAATTGAAAGCAAGAATagagaaacagaaagaaagaggGAGCATACAGAGAGAAATGATTACATGTGCTTTTACCTCACAACAAGAAAAAGAACGCAAGGAAAAGAGAAGTTCATTTCCACGCCAATCACACCGGGGTTCAATTCTTTTAAAGCCAAGTATGTGTCTGAAAGTATAAAGTACAAACTATATAAGTGTGATGAGAGCTGATAATTTAAACACACAAGATGGGACATTTCCTTCAGTACAGTCTTGCCAgctcagtggtttttttttcttaatgctccagcttctggaatccaCAGATTGCATGAGAACTCAGCTttcagttggtttttttttttttttatgaagctCATGTGCTCTTTAAACAATCTGAAATCAGAAAGACAAAGTAGAAGAACCCAGAATTTATTATTTAAAGAAGCCCCaatttttaagccagtctcatgaaTTTGGGGTCCTGACTCGTGATTTTTTGAACATATAAGGTTGGCAATTCAGGCTAAATATTGTGGCTGACATAAGACCACATTAGTAAGCTCTGTCTTTTAAAGCTTTATATTTAGGTAGCTTTCTAAAGTAAATATTTATTCTTTTCTAGAAGCCTCACTTAGGCTTTGTTTATTTTCAGAGTTTAAGTAATGGTGTATGTATAATTGATTTAGTTAGAGCCGTGCAAACCTCTGTGTGGCCCTCAATTGAAACCTGTCTCGCACTGATTTCACTGAAGCTGGTAAGGAATCAGTGGAATTATGTTTAAATTACATAAAAGGTATCTGCAGAGGGATTTGCACCCATTAAATCAAACTGAAAATTCAACTTAACTATTGCAAGCTTCTTTCTCAGACAAGACCTTACTGTTATAAAACATTGTATTTCTGTTTTTTGGCCCGGTAGCAGTCAGAAGAACTTTCTTGGTTTAGGTGTACTCCAGATAAAGTTACTTTACATTGTTCTTTATTTAGATCCCATTGTGTTCTCCACTTGGTTTTATGGTGAATCAgagcaagctgtcctgtagcaccttaaagactaacacatttatttattaggtaatgagcttttgtaggtaaaacccacagcctcagagctgaagaagtgggtcttattcatgaaagctcattacataataagtACATTaattagtcttaaaggtgctacaggactgcttgttatttgtcaagCTACAGACTCACAGAGCTGCCACTCTGAGTCTAGTAAATCAGAGCATTAGCTTTGCCGCTGCTGTCAAGACACATTTCTTTGAGGAAGCCTCTTGTATTGTTACAGTTCTGCTTATATCTTTAGACAGGATCTATCCATCAAATACAGACCGGCCCTTCAGTTCCGTTGATAAAAGTGCTGGACACAGCAGGAGAGCATCGAGTATAAGTGAGAGTCTTCGCCAGAGAACAGTGGTGCATGATAACAAAGGTATGTGCTCTGTGCCCTAGAGTGGGAAGGCATTCCTCTGCACTGACGGTAATATCCGCAGGGTCCTGGCAGGTGTGTACAAGTCCTCCCCTTGGTAGGGTTGTGTCTctgaggagcaggggcagagggtgcgTAGGTGAAGCAGCCAGAGATGTGAGTGTGGACCACAAAATTAAATCAACTTATATTAGGGTGATGTAGAGCTATTATAGTAATGACCTCAGTGGTTCCTGTCCTGTGCCCCCCTCTGTCAGTGGTGCATGTCTTCACTAAAAGTGTTTTCACCAGTTAGGTGGGGCACTGTCAGCAGAAGCACCTTCCCAGGGCCGGCTAGGGATGTCCAGCTGTGAGCCTCGCGAGGGGTTCTGACAGCTCAGGATCTCAGACCTAAGGTGGAGTTGCTCAAGGTGTGAGCCCTATGTGACAGCTTGGACTGTCAGccccgggggggcaggggtggctcaAGCTTCAAGCCctgagcagggctgacagccatgaAGAAACATGCAGAACTGTCCCATCCAAGGATGGTTTagggtggctgctccagccccatgctttgTGAGGCCCCCCAACGGCCACCCCAACAAGTCCTATGGGCAGGACAGCCCCTCATACTCAGGTTGGTCTGTGGGGCTCGGAGTAGCCAGGGAGATTTACCTATGGGGGTCTAGTGTGGGGTGGCAGTAGAAGTCCCCTCCCTCACTgactgtggtggcagcagccataGAAAGCaaagtgacccagcagcctgctctgctctgccatctTCTCCCAACCAGGTCATTTTGCTTCTCCATAGTGAAGGGAAGCAGAGTACCCTggcccctgcctgctctgctccccaaaaCACTGTGGGCTTGAGGGGAGCACAGCAGACCCAGCTGGTAGATGGGGGTGGAGAATGGCAGGCCATTGGAGTGcttctcttcctgcagctcctgctgctgtggtgaatgtggaggcccaacccctgctgtcGCCCCTCACCAGGCCAGTCACTAATCTCCCAGGTCATGTAGCTCACAGGAGTGGGCTTCGGGAAGGGGAGTAAtgaggacaggaggggtgggaagagatAGGGTGGAGGTAAATCAAGGGTAGGGTTTGGGGAAAGGAGTGAAGTAAGGTGAAGTGGGgcggtggagcaggggcaggaaggagcaGATTACAGGTCTAGGTTACATTGACAAAAATATGATGGCATATGTATGAGATGGGTAATTATACAAATAAACAATAGGAAATTAAAAGCTCTGTATTGCTCTGGACGATGCTCTGCTCCTTGTTTTGCAGCTTATGGCCCTAAGCCTGTCGAGACTTAAATATGCATGTAACTTTACTCCTGCAGGTAAATGGGACTGCTGCTAGTTGTAAATTAGTCGCATGTATAGCCATTTCCAAGATCAGGCAAAAGTGAACATATTAGAAAAATTAGTTTTGTGTCTTTCCATATCTAGAGAAGGAAAACTAgaatatctataaggtgccataggacttccggttgttcttgaagatacagactaattcggctacctctctgatagaatAATGTTAAATGTCatgaaaaataataatacaaaatcagcgtagacagggctcttttagAAATAAACCCCGCCTTTGAAacagcccttcttcctaaaaaaaaagaggaatatgttttctttcgaagacggggtttattttcaaaagagctctgtctacgctgctttttttttctttcgaaataatctcttccaaaaagggaTTATGTAAATGACGCACACGATATGTAAAACAGTGcctcatttgtgttttcaatttccctcatttgcattcctcttttgaaagaggaatgcaagtgtagacatagccagtatgtggTCATGGGCAAATCACTTATATACCCTGTACCTCACTGTAGACATCTGTAAAATAAGTATAATGAGATTAGTGTAAACTATTATAGAATTACCTATGGATGATTGAGTTAAATATGAATGGAGGTGCTAGGCTTTGAGAAAAGAATGTGAGCCACAGCACAAAGGAAAAGTTTCTTAGTGCCTGGAGTCCAAAGCAAGGAAAACATATTACAAATTACTTTTATAAAGTAGGCAACACGTTATTCAAAAGCCTTAAAATAACATTAGTTTCATTTACAAGTTATGAAAACAGGATTTCTTTGTATTTATCTAAAATATAAGTAGAAAGAAACTGTATGCTAGTTATAGACAAAAATCCATGTCCTTAAAGCATGGAGACCACTACTGGAAGCATTCAAAGGATCGGGGTAAGAATGtaccttaggctacgtctacatgagaagcctctgtcaaccaAAGTCGtggttggaagggatttcccagcaaaactactgtcaacagattgcacctacacataaaagcagatcaaaagagcaatctgctctgtcaacagagagcagccagactgcccagccctctagtgacagaatggctcactggaagctctgcaaacagggctgcctggtgaacaggaagccctgtctatcaaaaAAGGACACCGGGgcatctgcatggctgttttgttgacagaacactgtcgagagaggtgttacACCTGACTGTGGAGAGGTAGACACTGGCGACGGATgtgctggttttgtcaacaagctgtcgacaaagcacatttgacatgtagacactctgcgggttttcccaacaaaagaccagtttgctgagaaaagcctcttgtgtagatgtagtgtTTGTGTGTAAGTTCATGTTCCTATAGATGGATAACATAATTTCCCTGcagatttattttcaaatttatcCTTTTGTCTTTTCACATGTTGAAGAAAATGTACGCAGGCTTTCTGGAAAACTAACAGGAGCAGACTTGGGTGAAGAAGCAAGAAGATTAAGTGagtgcaaatccatgctgactgatAAAAAAAAGACACCATTAAGGTACAGTGTCGGACAAAATCTGCTTTCTCCATCTGCCTGTATACCATAAGAAAATATACCAAGTAagaaagcaaatgaaaataaGATATGCAGTTATAACAAATACCAAGTAAGGGAGTGTATCAATAATTCTCGCACCTCCACAGTGGTACTCATTTAATAGAGATACCAGTGGTCAAAGCCAACTAGATGGATCCACATTTAAGTGTTCCTCCACCCCCGGGGTCAACCTTTGTTCTGAGAATTGACCTTTGGTAGATAGAAAGATTTAACAATCGATGTGAGCAGCTTTAGACAAACACCTTAGTGACGTGTGGATGAAAGCCCAAGAGTTTATTATGATGTGCGTATTCACAGCAGGAGCAGTATGATGATTGAATGAAAATGGTGTCTGTGAATATACGGAGCCAGAGCAGTATCAGGGGAAGGTGCCTCTGATGGGACAGTGAAAATAACTTTCTTGTGACTGAAGGCTCACAGACTCCCACAGGGGTCAGAGACCAATGGAGTAGAAAGACAAGAGGACTGGGAGGAGAAAATGGAGAGCGGAGTAGGAGGGAATCAAGAACTGTAATTGAGCACCTTATAGTTAACTGCCCTTTTCATCCTCTTTTAGTTAATGTTGTTCTTTGCAGGTAGACACCTCTGTTTTGCCTGTCCATTCCACCACGTTTCTTCCCTTGCTTGTGTGCAAGAACCTACCGAAGCGCTGTCCCAATTTAAACAATAGATCTATTCACAGCAGCATGTGAGCTTTTGATATCAAAATTATTGCTTGATTTGCCGACACAGTTATTAATAGTTGTATATACCACGTAAATTTGTGAAGCACTTATACAGCAGCTATTACTGAAAAGGGCAGAAACCCTTCCTGTAGGTTCGATAGAGTCCTGAAGAATCTGTAGGTATAGGACAGTGAATTGAAATACTTTCCTTACAGGATTGGGAGTGAGAATTGCTttgtaaaatcaaatttaatgctGTTGGTTAAAAGCTTCAGTTCCTCCCTTCTCTTCACTGCATGCCTTCTTGTTGAAAACTCAAGACTACTGTGCATATATAGAGAAGAAAAATGCCCTAAGTCTTCAAAAAGCTGAAAACATCTGTTGCAATGATGAGCATTCCCTTTGtacccactgaagtcaggaaGCACCTATGTGATTTGGATTTTAGGCTTAGAACAAGGaactgaattatttttttcttcccttttataTCAGGTGGGAAAGTGAAAGTGATTGTACAATGCATGAGGATTCCTTGAAAGATTTGGACTTTGATATGGTAATGAAACTATACTTTTTGATTGAACATGTGTCAGGTGAAAAAtgaggtttattttatttttaattacttgtTTCTTTCTTATACAAAAACTGCAGAAATTCTGGGCTAAGTTGTGTACTTGGTTGCACATGTTGAACCCATTGGCCGTGGTCTCAGTTCTGCTGTAGGTGCTTTGCATCATCATAGCAGCTCAAATCAGCCACAAACCATTCTTAATAGCTCCTTAAGATCCACCCTTACATGACATtaacatttgtcttttttttttaattttagaaataattattttcagCAAAACTGAAGATACCTAACATAGGTAGTTCATCTTCCAGTTGAACGCTATGTATGTTTCCTCTATCTTAGGTGCCAGAAATCTATTTCACAGATCCAAAACAGTTACTACAGATCTTTACTGATCTAGAGGAACAAAATCTTGCTTTGATCCAGAATAACCAAGACTTAGATGAAACTATGGATGAAATTGAACACATGGCAAAAATGATAAAGGGAAAACTGTAAGTTATTGAATTAGAGAGAGCAATATGTAGTTCAGAAGTTAGTTGGAGTCTCTTTTCTGCTAGATATTTTGACT contains:
- the CCDC38 gene encoding coiled-coil domain-containing protein 38, translating into MASVDLFLPSQSQTPALQSVNFDYDIDNQKKTPFTIVDCKPFLYRDIECRAKEKDKIAQRNLKVHEKSTFSSRAKSRESVKKLDSVIERETRTTIDKGYTTSGPNWALTFAKCCQSDKQTLTEYIKEQKELFLLQYAVREKKQTIKKLERLAAQKEKEASSAEAKLEEDTIAFEEFLKENDQRSADALKIAAEETKSKMEVVADVKSAINELFTLKSEIANVEFLLMESLYYEDFLMTLAPKEWQEEQSIKKLKARIEKQKERGSIQREMITCAFTSQQEKERKEKRSSFPRQSHRGSILLKPNRIYPSNTDRPFSSVDKSAGHSRRASSISESLRQRTVVHDNKENVRRLSGKLTGADLGEEARRLSECKSMLTDKKKTPLRWESESDCTMHEDSLKDLDFDMVPEIYFTDPKQLLQIFTDLEEQNLALIQNNQDLDETMDEIEHMAKMIKGKLDEKVSVVVGHKEILKAACICEEEKRSDLALRAKMFSFGEFNPEIQDKMLHTLNKKVAEVYRVSVGEVDASSINSIQMLRRIEDRIEELCELLESVPKENIEAIEKLQMKERRQRLREEKKRQEMKLQEERLKCSMERATAAPKKKMGRKLVFRSQPPEIRQKKTCLKEINTKTQDDLLFFT